One part of the Hydrogenobacter sp. T-2 genome encodes these proteins:
- the metE gene encoding 5-methyltetrahydropteroyltriglutamate--homocysteine S-methyltransferase — protein sequence MKTLAYGFPKLGEKREFKSLLENFWKGKISEQDFIDGMNSLKDWIAGLYKQCVDLFPSGDISYYDFMLDMSITLGAIPRRFGEYKGLETYFQMARGAQALEMTKYFNTNYHYLVPELEGKDFRLFKNIPLEEYSYLKGKGHEALPKVIAPYTFLKLSKVLKRSSVSDLPLYELSKLEGQKDFEEYLNAVFPAYEELLKALSSAGAQVVIMEDPALCLDIQDWEWDLVHETYACLSKHASVYVITYYDSVSNYKRFVELPVKALGFDLVSNRENLENLRKEGFPEDKALIAGIINGRNVWRANLREKLNLVEELAKLSKELIISNSCPLFHLPVSVEPEDSLQEGLKERLSFAKEKLRELHTIKKALQGDQDAIREVEHSEKLSTQAFGVREEVRRRVASLTASDFERDVPYAERIRLQQDLLKLPLLPTTTIGSFPQTEEVRKTRTAYTSGKITEEEYKDFIRKQIEHAIRVQEEIGLDVLVHGEFERTDMVEFFAQKLEGIAVTKHGWVLSYGSRVYRPPIIYGDVYRPEPMTVEEISYAQSLTEKPVKGMLTGPVTILNWSFYREDISKREIAYQIALALLEEVKDLERAGIKIIQIDEPAFREGAPLKRKDWQEYFDWAVKAFRLCSKAQPQTQIHTHMCYSEFNEVLDYIYQMDFDVISIEASRSKGEIISAFENFKGWDRHIGIGVYDIHSPAIPTKEQMRTVLERSMKVLPVEILWVNPDCGLKTRRWEEVVPSLKNMVETAQELRKELVQA from the coding sequence ATGAAAACCCTTGCTTATGGCTTCCCTAAGCTGGGAGAGAAAAGGGAGTTTAAAAGCCTTCTTGAAAACTTTTGGAAGGGCAAAATATCAGAGCAGGATTTCATAGATGGCATGAACTCTTTGAAAGATTGGATCGCTGGGCTCTACAAGCAGTGTGTAGACCTCTTCCCCTCTGGAGACATCTCCTATTACGACTTTATGTTGGATATGTCCATAACCCTTGGTGCAATTCCCAGAAGGTTTGGAGAATACAAGGGTCTTGAGACCTACTTCCAGATGGCACGGGGTGCTCAGGCTCTTGAAATGACAAAATACTTCAATACCAACTATCACTACCTTGTCCCAGAACTTGAGGGCAAAGACTTTAGGCTTTTCAAAAACATACCCCTTGAAGAATACTCCTATCTAAAAGGCAAAGGACACGAGGCTCTTCCAAAGGTAATAGCACCCTACACTTTCCTTAAGCTCTCAAAGGTCTTGAAAAGGTCTTCTGTGTCAGATTTGCCTCTTTATGAGCTTTCAAAGTTGGAAGGTCAAAAGGACTTTGAAGAATATCTCAATGCGGTGTTTCCAGCTTACGAAGAGTTGCTCAAGGCACTAAGTTCTGCGGGTGCACAGGTGGTGATAATGGAAGACCCTGCTCTGTGTCTTGATATACAAGATTGGGAGTGGGACTTGGTGCATGAGACCTATGCCTGCTTGAGCAAGCATGCAAGCGTTTATGTGATAACCTACTATGACAGCGTTTCTAACTACAAGAGGTTTGTGGAGCTTCCTGTCAAGGCTCTTGGTTTTGACCTGGTCTCTAACAGAGAAAACCTTGAAAACCTAAGAAAGGAAGGCTTTCCAGAGGACAAGGCTCTTATAGCGGGCATAATAAACGGCAGGAATGTGTGGAGGGCAAACCTCAGAGAAAAGCTAAACCTTGTGGAAGAGCTTGCCAAACTTAGCAAAGAACTAATTATTTCCAACTCTTGTCCCCTTTTCCATCTGCCTGTGAGCGTAGAGCCAGAGGATAGCCTGCAGGAGGGTCTAAAGGAAAGGCTCTCCTTTGCAAAGGAAAAGCTAAGAGAGCTCCACACCATAAAGAAGGCTCTGCAAGGAGACCAAGATGCGATAAGAGAAGTGGAACACTCAGAAAAACTCTCTACGCAGGCTTTTGGTGTAAGAGAGGAAGTAAGAAGAAGGGTCGCATCCCTTACCGCCTCGGACTTTGAAAGGGATGTGCCCTATGCGGAAAGGATAAGGCTACAGCAAGACCTTTTGAAACTTCCTCTTCTTCCCACCACTACCATTGGCTCTTTCCCACAGACAGAGGAAGTAAGGAAAACAAGGACCGCATACACCTCTGGGAAAATAACAGAAGAGGAATACAAGGACTTTATAAGGAAACAGATAGAACACGCAATAAGGGTTCAAGAGGAGATAGGGCTTGATGTTTTGGTGCATGGTGAGTTTGAAAGGACGGATATGGTGGAGTTCTTCGCTCAGAAGTTAGAGGGTATTGCGGTCACAAAGCACGGATGGGTGCTCTCTTACGGCTCAAGGGTTTATAGACCACCCATAATATATGGCGATGTTTACAGACCGGAGCCTATGACGGTAGAGGAGATTAGCTACGCACAGTCTCTCACGGAAAAGCCTGTAAAGGGCATGCTCACAGGTCCTGTAACCATACTAAACTGGAGCTTCTACAGAGAAGACATAAGCAAGAGAGAAATAGCCTATCAGATAGCTCTGGCACTGCTTGAGGAGGTAAAAGACCTTGAAAGGGCTGGCATAAAGATAATTCAGATAGACGAGCCTGCCTTTAGGGAAGGTGCACCTCTCAAGAGAAAGGACTGGCAGGAATACTTTGACTGGGCGGTAAAAGCCTTTAGGCTGTGTTCCAAGGCTCAACCACAAACTCAGATACACACCCACATGTGCTACAGCGAATTTAACGAGGTTTTGGATTATATCTATCAGATGGACTTTGATGTAATCTCCATAGAGGCTTCACGGAGTAAGGGCGAGATAATCTCCGCCTTTGAAAACTTCAAAGGTTGGGACAGGCACATAGGCATAGGCGTTTATGACATACACTCTCCTGCCATTCCTACAAAGGAGCAGATGAGAACTGTCTTGGAAAGGTCTATGAAGGTTCTGCCAGTGGAGATACTGTGGGTAAACCCCGACTGTGGTCTAAAGACCAGAAGATGGGAAGAGGTAGTTCCCTCTTTGAAGAACATGGTAGAGACCGCACAGGAGCTCAGAAAAGAGCTGGTTCAGGCATGA